From a region of the Desulfurellaceae bacterium genome:
- a CDS encoding VOC family protein encodes MVQVTELGYMGVGVKDSAAWKDFAATVVGFEVSDDGESDRCYLRMDYWHHRLVLHDDGSDDLGYLGFRVAGAEEFDQMQHQLTTAEIPYRLGSDDEAAERRVLAVLKLTDPGGNPIEIFHGPEVHFRRPFHPGRGMHGRFKTGSGGLGHCIIHQPDSVAAYHFFKALGMRGGVEYKIRMGDRVVAPTFMHCNERDHSVAFGVGDGKRRLNHIMIEVDNADDVGLTYDLVRKHKIPVHILPGKHSNDHMYSFYFGSPSGWMFEYGYGGRPATHQSEYYVEDMYGHQPESGGFDASPQD; translated from the coding sequence ATGGTTCAGGTTACAGAACTCGGGTATATGGGAGTCGGGGTCAAGGACAGCGCGGCCTGGAAGGACTTTGCGGCCACGGTGGTCGGCTTTGAGGTGAGCGACGACGGCGAGTCCGACCGCTGCTATCTGCGCATGGACTACTGGCACCACCGTCTGGTGCTGCACGACGACGGCAGCGACGATCTCGGCTATCTGGGCTTCCGGGTCGCCGGGGCTGAAGAATTCGACCAGATGCAGCACCAGCTGACCACCGCCGAGATCCCCTACCGGCTCGGCTCAGACGACGAGGCTGCCGAGCGGCGCGTGCTGGCCGTGCTCAAGCTGACCGATCCGGGCGGCAATCCGATTGAAATCTTTCACGGCCCAGAGGTCCACTTTCGCCGGCCCTTCCACCCCGGCCGGGGCATGCACGGCCGGTTCAAGACCGGCAGCGGCGGGCTCGGCCACTGCATTATTCACCAGCCGGACAGCGTAGCCGCCTATCATTTTTTCAAGGCGCTCGGCATGCGGGGCGGCGTCGAGTACAAGATTCGGATGGGCGACCGGGTCGTGGCGCCGACCTTCATGCACTGTAACGAGCGCGACCACAGCGTGGCTTTTGGCGTCGGCGACGGCAAGCGCCGCCTCAACCACATCATGATCGAGGTCGATAACGCCGACGACGTGGGGCTGACCTACGACCTGGTCCGCAAGCACAAGATTCCGGTCCATATTCTGCCCGGCAAGCACTCCAACGACCACATGTACTCCTTCTACTTCGGGAGTCCGTCGGGCTGGATGTTCGAGTACGGCTATGGCGGCCGGCCGGCGACCCATCAGTCGGAGTACTACGTCGAAGACATGTATGGCCACCAGCCCGAATCGGGCGGCTTCGACGCCAGCCCGCAGGACTAA
- a CDS encoding fumarylacetoacetate hydrolase family protein, whose amino-acid sequence MKLVTFSHADSTRIGVLDGDGVLDLSRAAPDLPIEMRAFLEAGDAALETARRAVAGTTARLALDEVILAAPILRPPKILAVGLNYKDHIAETGRDTPQFPLIFNKQSTAVTGPTDVIHLPRVSDKLDYEGELAVVIGRRCRHVPKSRAAEVIAGYTIANDVSVRDWQRRVPTFTMGKSFDTHCPLGPCLVTADEIGDPHGLELQTWVNGESRQHSNTRELLFDCFELVAHLSTAFTLEPGDIISTGTPGGVGAAMKPPQFLKAGDVVRISIAKIGQLENRVIAEPEGTPRI is encoded by the coding sequence ATGAAACTCGTCACCTTTAGCCACGCCGACTCGACCCGCATCGGTGTCCTGGACGGGGACGGCGTGCTGGACCTGTCCCGGGCCGCGCCGGACCTGCCGATTGAAATGCGCGCCTTTCTGGAGGCCGGCGATGCGGCTCTGGAGACGGCCCGGCGGGCGGTCGCGGGCACGACGGCCAGACTGGCGCTCGACGAGGTCATCCTTGCCGCGCCGATTCTGCGACCGCCGAAGATTCTGGCCGTCGGCCTCAACTACAAGGATCACATCGCCGAGACCGGCCGGGACACGCCCCAGTTTCCGCTGATCTTCAACAAACAATCGACTGCGGTGACCGGCCCGACCGACGTGATCCACCTGCCGCGCGTGTCGGATAAATTGGACTACGAGGGCGAACTGGCCGTGGTCATTGGTCGGCGTTGCCGTCACGTGCCGAAGAGCCGCGCGGCCGAAGTGATCGCCGGCTACACCATCGCCAACGACGTGAGCGTCCGGGACTGGCAGCGGCGCGTGCCGACCTTCACCATGGGCAAGTCGTTTGATACCCACTGTCCGCTCGGCCCGTGTCTTGTCACTGCGGATGAGATCGGCGACCCCCACGGCCTGGAACTCCAGACCTGGGTCAACGGCGAGTCGCGCCAACACTCAAACACCCGCGAGCTGCTGTTCGACTGCTTCGAGCTGGTCGCGCACCTGTCCACCGCGTTCACGCTGGAGCCGGGCGATATCATTTCGACCGGCACGCCGGGCGGTGTGGGCGCGGCCATGAAGCCGCCCCAATTTTTGAAAGCCGGCGATGTGGTGCGGATCTCGATCGCCAAGATCGGCCAGCTCGAGAATCGGGTCATTGCCGAGCCGGAGGGCACGCCCAGAATATAG